Proteins encoded in a region of the Cyclopterus lumpus isolate fCycLum1 chromosome 23, fCycLum1.pri, whole genome shotgun sequence genome:
- the chpt1 gene encoding cholinephosphotransferase 1, with protein MPHFLWPESLSPAQLKRLEEHKYSASGRSLLEPPCQIYWNWLVLQIPTWVAPNTLTIVGLLINILSTVVLMYYCPTATEEAPAWAFIMSALGLFIYQSLDAIDGKQARRTNSSSALGELFDHGCDAVSTVFVAVGTCISCGIGRYPDWIFFCGFIGMFMFFCAHWQTYVSGTLRFGLIDVTEVQIAITIMYLMSAFGGVSLWQTTLPIIGVKMYVFPIIGISGGGLYSCYNYFHVILNGGIGKNGSTVADTSVLSPGLHIGLILTLAFIIFKKSSSQLFELHPCLYLLAFGLVCAKISNKLVIAHMTKSELHLPDTAFVGPGLLFLNQYFNSFIDEHIVLWIATVFSLLDLARYCTGVCLQIASHLRIRVFSITPPSQAHHRD; from the exons atgccaCATTTCTTGTGGCCAGAGTCGCTGTCACCCGCACAGCTGAAGCGGCTGGAGGAGCATAAATACAGCGCGTCCGGGCGGTCGCTGCTCGAGCCGCCGTGCCAAATCTACTGGAACTGGCTCGTGCTGCAGATCCCGACATGGGTCGCTCCGAACACCCTGACCATCGTGGGGCTGCTGATCAACATCCTCTCCACGGTGGTGCTCATGTATTATTGTCCCACGGCGACGGAGGAG GCTCCAGCATGGGCCTTCATCATGAGCGCTCTGGGCCTCTTCATCTACCAGTCTCTGGACGCCATTGATGGGAAGCAGGCTCGGAGGACCAACAGCAGCTCGGCCCTGGGGGAGCTCTTCGACCACGGCTGCGACGCCGTCTCCACAG TCTTTGTTGCTGTGGGAACGTGTATTTCGTGTGGCATCGGAAGATACCCAGACTGGATATTCTTCTGTGGGTTTATCGGGATGTTCATGTTCTTCTGCGCCCACTGGCAGACCTACGTGTCCGGGACCCTCCGCTTTGGCCT GATCGATGTCACGGAGGTGCAGATCGCCATCACCATCATGTATTTGATGTCGGCGTTCGGCGGCGTGAGCCTTTGGCAAACGACG TTGCCCATCATCGGAGTGAAGATGTACGTCTTCCCGATCATCGGCATCAGCGGCGGGGGCCTCTACTCCTGCTACAACTACTTCCACGTCATTTTGAACGGAGGTATCGGCAAAAACGGCTCCACCGTGGCT GACACCAGCGTGCTGAGTCCTGGTCTGCACATCGGCCTCATCCTCACCCTGGCCTTCATCATTTTCAAGAAGTCGTCCAGCCAGCTGTTTGAGCTCCACCCGTGTTTGTACCTGCTGGCCTTTGGCTTGGTCTGCGCCAAGATCTCCAACAAGTTGGTG ATCGCACACATGACCAAGAGCGAGTTGCACCTCCCGGACACGGCCTTCGTCGGCCccggcctcctcttcctcaaccAGTACTTCAACAGCTTCATCGATGAGCATATAGTCCTCTGGATCGCCACG GTCTTCTCTCTTCTGGATCTAGCGCGCTACTGCACCGGCGTGTGCCTCCAGATCGCCTCCCACCTGCGCATCCGAGTCTTCAGCATCACGCCACCGAGCCAGGCGCACCACCGCGACTGA